In Halosimplex halophilum, the genomic stretch CGATGTTCAGCCCGGGCGCGAGCAACACGTCGTGGCCCCGTGCTCGGGTTTCCGCGGCGAGCGCGCGGCCGAGGCGCCGCGCCAGGTCGGGGTCCCAGGACGCCCCCAGGGCGATGGTCGCCGGGAACGCCGTCGCCTCGCGGTCGCGGACCCCCAGCGGTCCGTCGACGAGCCGCAGCGGCGGGATGTCGAGGCGTTCGACGCCCGGGACGTAGCCGGTGGCGCGGCCCTCGGGGTCGGGCCGGCCGCGGACCAGCCGCAGTTTCTCGTCGAGCGTCAGATCTGATAGGAGGCCGTCGACTCGGCCGTCGCTCATCTCTCGGTACGAGGGGCGGTGCCCGGATATTCGTTGTGCCGGGTTCGATCAGTTCGGAGCGGGTCTCCCGGAGTGATACCCGCTACCGCAACCGCGAACGGACCCGTGACCGCGAACAGCGTGAAAGCCCCGACTCGCTCGACTCGGGCGCCTCGCTGCGCGCTTCACTCGCTTCGCTCGTTGCAGTGCCCGCGTCGTCGGCCTTCGTCGAGCGAGTCGCCCCTTTCATTCCCGCCCGCCCAGACTGGTCGGCGAGCCGATACGGGCGGGAATGGAAGCGGACGGGGGCTTTCACGCTGTCTGCGGTTGCTGTCGAGTTCGTGGTTGCTGTCGAGTTCGTGGTTGCTGTCGAGTTCGCGGTCGCTGTTGCGGCGATCTCCGATTTCCCGTCGGTAGACCCCACTGTCACCCCTCCTTCTCGACGCGGAACCACTCGCCGCGCCAGGAGATGGGGTACTCGACGATCCCCTTGATGGCGGCGAGACTGTACAGGGGGAGGACGAACGGGACGAGCAGCCAGCCGAGGCCCACCGAGTCGACGACGCCGACGCGGCGGTCGAGCAGGCGAACGCCGAGACAGACCCCCGCCAGCGCCCCGACCGTCACGCCGAGGACGACCCCTGCGCCGGTCGCGCCGAGGACGACGGCCTGGGGGACCAGCGAGAGGACGACGAAGTTGCCCAGGATGGCGCCGCCGCAGACGGCCAGCGAGGCGACGCTGCGCGGGCGACCAAGCGGGTCGAGGCGGCCGAGCCGGCGGTGGAACACCTGCGCGTAGCCGGTCATCCAGCGCTTGCGCTGGCCCCACCAGTCACGGAGAGTGTGAGCGCCCTCGATCTCCGAGGGGTAGGCGAACGACGACTGGACGGAGACGCCGTCCTCGTAACAGCGGAAGGCGAAGTCGAAGTCCTCGGTGAGCATCCGCGGGTCGTAGCCGCCGACGCGCTCGTAGGTGTCGCGGCGCAGGACGAGCGCGTTGCTCGCGACCATGTCGAAGTCCGTCAGCAGCGCGACCAGCCGGTGGCTCAGGTAGCCCAGCACGACCGACTCGTAGTAGGTGACCGTCTCAAGGAGGCCGTCCGGGCGAGGGAACGTGCGGCCCTGGACGGCCTCGTAAGCTTCGAGGCCGGCGGCCGCGGCGGGGAGGAACGTCGGGTGGACCCGCTCGTCGGCGTCGAACACGCCGACGTACGGCGCGTCGGTGCGGTCGACGGCGTAGTTGACGGCGGCGGCCTTCGACCCCGGATTACGGTCGTTGACGAGGCAGGTGACCCGCCGGCGGTCGGCCAGCGAGCGCGCGACCGACAGCGTCGACTCGTCGCCCGGCTCGCAGACGACGCAGACGGCCACGTCCGCGTAGTCGGCGGCCAGCAGGCTCTCGACGCTGCGGTGGAGCGCGCCCGCGTCGCCGTAGGAGGGGACGACGGCCGCGATCTCCGGGCCGGTCGACGGGTAGGGGCCACGGCGGCGCTCGCGGAGCACCTCGGCGAAGAAGACGGCGGCGGAACTCGACAGCGTCGCGGCGAAGCTCAGGCAGGCGACCGCCGCGTTGAGGACGGTGACGCTCCCGAGACCGAGGAAGAGCAGCGGAAGCGTGACCGTGATCCGCCCCTGGACGAACCCGACGGTGACGACGGCGAGCGCCGCGAGGGCGAAACAGGCTCTGTCGAGCCACCGGCGGAACGTGTGTGAGACCATCGGGGCGGGGACCGAGACGGGTGTGTCCGCGGGGAGCGCGGGCGCGAGCGGGACTCCCGTGGCGGATCGCCCAGTTCGGGTACTGTTCCGGCCGATACTCCCGGCTCCCCGGTAAGTATTGGGGGCCGTACACGGCGTGTCGTTCGCGTTGTGGGTTGAACGGTTGTTTCTGGTTGATCTGGTGTGGCACGAAGTCGTGCGAGAGTGACCGCAGCCGACAGCGAGCGCTGAACGCCCTCGTCGCGCTCGCGGTCGCTGAGCGACATACCCTCGCGGCCTCGCGGCCGCCTCGGGTAGGGGTCGCTCAGGCGACTGAACTGCACGCGAGCGTGCCTCGCCCGTTCAGTCCGCCAGGACAGCACCGCCCCGCACAGCACCGCAGACGGCCACGAACCTCCCCAGCCGATTGCGCTCCGCGCGCCTCCGGCGTGCGGTGCTCATCCCTCGCGCGGCTACGGTCGCGCGCATGAACGCGCGCTCCAGCGCGCGCCGACCGCACCGCAACCGTTCACCGCAACAGCGCTCGCCTATACTGAACGCTCCGCACGACCCACTGTGCAGTCCGATATCTTACAAAAACGTCGTTCAGGGAACGGTTTAGGCGTCGGCGCCCGCCGGATCGGGTATGACCGACGAGCGGCCGAGCGACGGGACCGACTGGCGGACGGCGGGGCCGGACGTTCGACTGACCGACGCCGACGCGGCCGAACCGCCTCGCGAGACCACTCCCGCGGACGCGCAGACGGGGGCGAACTTCGTCGTGTTCGAGCCGGGGTGGCTCCCCGGTGACTGCGCGATACGCGAGACGACGATCCGGCCCGAACAGCCGCCGGGGCGGCCCGACGGGCTGGACGCCGAAGACATCGGACAGACGCCGTACAGCGAGGGGAACCCGGCCGCGGTCCGGACCGTCGTGGCCGGGGAAGGCCGCGAGCTGCGGATGAAGCAGTTCCTGTACGACTGGGCGCCGCCGGCCGCCAGCGTCGCGCCGCTGTGGGGCACCGAGGAGCCGACGCCGGTCGAGGCGGGCGACGCCGTCGGCTTCCTCGGCACCGACTACAAGGGCAACCGGGGCGCCTGCGTCCAGCGGGCGCGCACGCAGGTCGAGGTGTCCGTCCTCGACGGCGAGTTCGACGACGCCGAACTCGAAGGGCTCCTCGACGGGCTGGTGCCGGCGGCGGACGCGGACCCGGCGGACGGTGAGTCGCCCGCCGTCTGGCAGGTCCCGTTCCACCGGCTGAACTACTGGTGCCGCTACCGGTGCGAGGCGGTCGGGGTCCCCCACGGGCTGTGGACCCACGGGATCGCCCGTCCGTACGACGAGAGCGTCCCCTGTTCGCCGGTGGCGCTCGGCGACGTGACTCCCGAGCTACTGGTCCCCAGTGACAATGGCGTCGGGGCGGCCTACGGTCTCGATTCGGCCGCGACGTTCCCCGACAGCGGGGCCGTCGAGGCCGTCTACCGCCGCGCGGACAATGGGAGCGACCACCTGTGGATCACCGCGGCGGCGCCCGACAGCGAACTCGGACCCGACGTGCCGCCGGAGCCGGCCGACCAGCCCGCCGAGACCAGGGAGACGGTCGCGTTGCGCGGCGAGCGCGTCCACTACGCGGCGCTGACGGAGGAGTCGGGGGCCTGGGAGGCGGTCTGGACCGAGGACGGCGTCACCTACGTCGTCGTCGCGGGCGCGTCGCGGTACCTCGACGGCGACACCTTCCGCCGGCTGGTCGACGGGCTGGAGCCCGCCTGACCCGCACCCGCAACACATCCGCGGCGGCCTCAGAACAGACCGTCCTCTTCCAGCTCTGCGACGACCTCACGGACCCGCTGGGCCTGGTCCCTGGGGACGACGAGGGTGCGGTCGCCGTAGGCGGCGACGACGAGGTCGGAGACGCCGACGACGCTGGCGTGGCCGTCGGTGGCGACGACGGTGTTCTCCGCGTCGACGGTGAGCGCGTCCCCGAGGACCGCGTTCCCGTCCTCGTCGGTGTCCGCCACGCGGGCGACGGCGTCCCACGCACCGAGGTCGTCCCACTCGAAGGTCGCGGGGACGAGGGCAGCGTCGTCGGTCGCCTCCATGACCGCGTAGTCGACGCTGACCGGGTCGACGGCGTCGAACCCGCGCGCCGGGTCGCCCGCGTCGAGCGCGTCGACGAGGGGGGCCAGTTCCGTGTCGGCGGCCTCCCGGAGGAAGGCGTCGGGCGTCCAGGCGAACATCCCGGCGTTCCAGTAGTAGCCGTGGTGGCGGTAGCGCATCGCCGCGCCCTGGTCCGGTTTCTCCGTGAACTTATCGACGGGGTAGTACGTGCGGCCGCTGTCGGTCTCGGCCTCGTCGTCCGGCTTGATGTAGCCGTAGCCGGTCTCCGGTCGGCTGGGCTCGACGCCGACGGTCACGAGCGAGTCGGTCTCGGCGGCGACGGCGGCGGCGTCGGTCATCGTCCCGGCGAAGTCGCCCTCGATG encodes the following:
- a CDS encoding glycosyltransferase — translated: MVSHTFRRWLDRACFALAALAVVTVGFVQGRITVTLPLLFLGLGSVTVLNAAVACLSFAATLSSSAAVFFAEVLRERRRGPYPSTGPEIAAVVPSYGDAGALHRSVESLLAADYADVAVCVVCEPGDESTLSVARSLADRRRVTCLVNDRNPGSKAAAVNYAVDRTDAPYVGVFDADERVHPTFLPAAAAGLEAYEAVQGRTFPRPDGLLETVTYYESVVLGYLSHRLVALLTDFDMVASNALVLRRDTYERVGGYDPRMLTEDFDFAFRCYEDGVSVQSSFAYPSEIEGAHTLRDWWGQRKRWMTGYAQVFHRRLGRLDPLGRPRSVASLAVCGGAILGNFVVLSLVPQAVVLGATGAGVVLGVTVGALAGVCLGVRLLDRRVGVVDSVGLGWLLVPFVLPLYSLAAIKGIVEYPISWRGEWFRVEKEG
- a CDS encoding mannose-1-phosphate guanylyltransferase, which produces MTDPIVAVVLAGGTGTRLYPASRSDRPKQFRSLGGDRSLLAETVDRAGFADEVYVLTRPDLADEVREHAPSAAVLTEPEPKDTGPALAYAAHRVREQVGDCTLVCLPSDHHIEGDFAGTMTDAAAVAAETDSLVTVGVEPSRPETGYGYIKPDDEAETDSGRTYYPVDKFTEKPDQGAAMRYRHHGYYWNAGMFAWTPDAFLREAADTELAPLVDALDAGDPARGFDAVDPVSVDYAVMEATDDAALVPATFEWDDLGAWDAVARVADTDEDGNAVLGDALTVDAENTVVATDGHASVVGVSDLVVAAYGDRTLVVPRDQAQRVREVVAELEEDGLF